The Selenihalanaerobacter shriftii genome includes the window TTGCTTATTTATATACTCTACTCCGGACGTATAACCTAACTCAAACTTATGAATTAATGGCATATTCATTCCGCCTAAAAATCCTACCACTTCTTCATTATTAATCCCTTTAACTTCTTCATGAGTAGTTAATAAAGCAGATAAAGCTCCTGCTAAAAATGAACCCTCATGCTCTTTAAAAGTTAAAGAAGCTACATTATCACGTTTGACAACATCATCAATTAAAGCAAATTTAGTATCCTTAAATTCCTTAGAAACCTTATCTACTGCATCCTTTTGCATAAATCCAACACCAATTACTAAATCATAACCATTTTGTGCTAAAAATCTTAATCCTTTTTCTGCTGCTGAAACCTCTTTCGGCTCTATATATTTATATTCAATATCGAATTCTTTCTTAGCTCTCTCTAATCCACGAATAGCTGAGTCATTAAAGGACTTATCACCTTTACCTCCGCTCGATAAAACAATACCTACTTTGAAGTTTTCCCCTTGCTCATTTGGTACACCTTCTTCAGTTTGATTACCCCCACCAGCACAACCAGCTACTATAATTCCTAACATTAAAATAGTTACTAATAATGCAGTGCTTCGCTTAAATTTAAACATTAAATTACCTCCTAGTTAGAATTTTATTAATTCACAAATTAAGTAAGTAGGTTAATCTTTTATCAATTTTAAGTCATATTCACCCCCTATTAACTTCGTTTCCTTACTACGTGAAATCTAAACTTATCACTTCTAAAATAACTCTCTGAATATAGTATTGGCCTATCTTCAGCATCATAATGCATCTGCTTTAAAAGTAACAAAGGAACTCTATCATCACTAATTCCTAAAATCTTATTTACTTCATGGTCAATAGTAATTGGAATAACATCGGAAACAGCATGAGTAATAAATATACCACATTTATCTTGTAACAATTCAAAAATAGAACCATACAAATCCTCATGATCGACCATATCTGTTAATACTTCTTTTAATAAATAATCATTACAATAAGCAACTGGCTCCTCATCGGCAGTCCTAATTCTTTGAATATTTAATAGCAAACTACCTTCTTTGGTATCAAACCTTTTTGCTAATTCACCATTTGCTTTTATATCTTCACTATCTAAACAAGTAGTCCCGGCATTTAAACCTAAGTCCTCTATCATTTCAGTTAAACTAGATAATTCTTCAATGCCACCTTCAAACCATAATGAATCTTCTTTAATAAATGTCCCTACACCATGCTTCCTATTAACTTTACCTTCTTCTAGTACTCTCAATCCTTCTCTCAAAGTAGCCCTGCTCACTCCAAATTCTTCAGCAAGCTTGGATTCAGAAGGCAATTGATCACCTGGTTGATATATGCCATCTGCTATCAATTCTTCAAGCTTATTTTTAACTAATATATATAATGGTCTAGAATCCTGTCTGATTAGACTCATTTTCTATCCTCCTAGCTACTTATTTAACACCTAATTCAAGCTCTATCTTTTTTTAAAGTCTATAAGTAATTTTGATTTAAACCAATTTTCAAACAATTTAAGTTAACTGCTAGACGTCTAACATCTAACAACTACCATTATAATACCAAACCTAATTTTAAATGTCAAGTAATGTCTATAACATAAAGAATAGTGAGAATTGCAGACTTACTATCATCAATCTAATTTCAACTTAAAATCACTCTGATAAATCTAAATTTTGAGTACGAAGGTCAGCCACTGCATCTGTTATCTTCTCATTTAGATTTATAATATTCTGATTTACTTCTTCTATATTTTGTACTAAATTACTAGACTTATTGGCTAAATCTTTTACAGCACCAGCAACTACTGAAAAACCTTTTCCTGATTCTCCAGCATGCGCAGCTTCAATTGAAGCATTAATCGCTAACATATTTAAATCACTGGTCACTTTTTCAATCTCCATTACTGATTTATTGACATCTCGTGAATTTTCTCCAATATTATCATGTACTTCTACTAAATGATTGGTTACAGTTTCCAATAGTTCCTGTTGAGAACGTTTATATTCTTGGATAATATTAAAGAGTAAGAAAGAAGCATTACCTGTAATTACATTTACTTCTGATCTCTTATTCTCTTCAATGATGGCTAAAACTTCTTTAGAACCCGTAACTTCTATGATTAAATCAATCTCTCTTGCTTTAATCACATCCATAATTTCAGTAGTAGTCTTAACCCCTTCTTCTTTAGCTAATAAGATTGCTGGTGCATCTACATCTATATCTGCTATACAATTAACTTTAATAGAA containing:
- a CDS encoding methyl-accepting chemotaxis protein; the protein is MSLEKVRIGIIGGGTGGEELLKIFLSMDSIKVNCIADIDVDAPAILLAKEEGVKTTTEIMDVIKAREIDLIIEVTGSKEVLAIIEENKRSEVNVITGNASFLLFNIIQEYKRSQQELLETVTNHLVEVHDNIGENSRDVNKSVMEIEKVTSDLNMLAINASIEAAHAGESGKGFSVVAGAVKDLANKSSNLVQNIEEVNQNIINLNEKITDAVADLRTQNLDLSE
- a CDS encoding BMP family lipoprotein, with amino-acid sequence MFKFKRSTALLVTILMLGIIVAGCAGGGNQTEEGVPNEQGENFKVGIVLSSGGKGDKSFNDSAIRGLERAKKEFDIEYKYIEPKEVSAAEKGLRFLAQNGYDLVIGVGFMQKDAVDKVSKEFKDTKFALIDDVVKRDNVASLTFKEHEGSFLAGALSALLTTHEEVKGINNEEVVGFLGGMNMPLIHKFELGYTSGVEYINKQEGTNVKVKIAYAGTSPSAFNNPAKGKEIALSQYDNGADIIYHASGGTGGGLFKAAAKTGNYAIGVDSDQDWVQPGFVLTSMLKQVDNAVYQTVKAVKNDNFQAGVQEFGLEEEGVGLTPLTGVGPTVKSAQKLGDITKEDVEDIKKMKNRIPEDIKERIMDIRKKIISGEIEVPNYLKQSQE
- a CDS encoding GntR family transcriptional regulator, with protein sequence MSLIRQDSRPLYILVKNKLEELIADGIYQPGDQLPSESKLAEEFGVSRATLREGLRVLEEGKVNRKHGVGTFIKEDSLWFEGGIEELSSLTEMIEDLGLNAGTTCLDSEDIKANGELAKRFDTKEGSLLLNIQRIRTADEEPVAYCNDYLLKEVLTDMVDHEDLYGSIFELLQDKCGIFITHAVSDVIPITIDHEVNKILGISDDRVPLLLLKQMHYDAEDRPILYSESYFRSDKFRFHVVRKRS